One region of Anas acuta chromosome Z, bAnaAcu1.1, whole genome shotgun sequence genomic DNA includes:
- the ANKRD34B gene encoding ankyrin repeat domain-containing protein 34B — translation MNETVDLPTEGNSLIRAVYQSRLRLTRLLLEGGAYINESNDRGETPLMVACKTKHVDAQSVSKAKMVKYLLENKADPNIQDKSGKTALMHACLEKAGPEVVSLLLKSGADPSLQDHSNSSALVYAINSEDKETLEVLLNACKARGKEVIIITTDKSPSGRQTTKQYLNVPPVDLSEHCSPDACTSPSEIELKTSPPPLSSSNETKSALFSFQDLDHPRSTDNPSQSVSLRNSSPTNAVSKLAQVQQLHSEPWIKSSPLFHQSKIASLHGEIQDVTPEELSFKINGLALSKRFITRHQSIDIKDAAHLLKAIDQTALKKSSYDELNSQTLYGEERLFPSGIPVGKDSSLGQISFISDLSSIIQKRNLGANHYSSDSQLTTSLRPAAAEDMKSVIGKKKISSASHSLLPSSRELFESMPPLPLSRRNQTVLERRGSGALLLDNFSQTRPGFLPPLNMNPHPPIPDISFLNKVSGVISYGQKHLLPAVASSSRETKSKKTLLRRQSLQTEQIRQLLNF, via the coding sequence ATGAATGAGACCGTGGACCTGCCGACAGAAGGGAATTCCCTGATCAGAGCTGTCTACCAGAGCCGACTGCGCCTCACCAGGCTGTTACTGGAAGGGGGGGCCTACATCAACGAAAGCAACGACAGGGGTGAAACCCCTTTAATGGTTGCTTGTAAGACGAAACACGTGGACGCCCAGAGTGTCAGCAAGGCAAAGATGGTTAAATATCTGCTGGAAAACAAGGCAGATCCGAACATACAGGACAAGTCTGGAAAGACAGCCTTGATGCATGCCTGTTTAGAAAAAGCAGGGCCTGAGGTGGtctctctgctgctgaaaagcgGAGCTGACCCGAGCCTACAAGATCACTCTAACAGCTCTGCGCTGGTGTACGCAATAAACTCTGAAGACAAAGAGACCCTGGAAGTTCTTCTCAATGCCTGCAAAGCCAGAGGAAAAGAGGTAATCATAATCACAACAGACAAGTCTCCATCAGGAAGGCAAACAACGAAACAATACTTAAACGTGCCTCCCGTGGACCTCAGTGAGCACTGTTCCCCAGATGCCTGCACGTCCCCATCCGAAATAGAACTGAAAACATCTCCACCCCCACTTTCAAGCTCGAATGAGACTAAAAGTGCACTCTTCAGCTTTCAGGATCTGGACCATCCCAGAAGCACAGACAATCCGTCTCAGTCAGTCTCACTGAGAAATTCCAGCCCAACCAATGCAGTCTCCAAGCTGGCACAAGTGCAGCAGCTGCATTCCGAACCTTGGATAAAGAGCTCTCCGCTGTTCCACCAGAGTAAAATTGCCTCTTTACATGGAGAGATCCAGGATGTAACTCCAGAAGAGCTCTCTTTTAAAATCAACGGCCTTGCCTTGTCAAAGAGGTTCATTACCAGACACCAAAGTATTGACATAAAAGACGCTGCTCATTTACTGAAAGCTATTGATCAAACTGCATTGAAGAAATCATCATATGATGAGTTGAACTCTCAGACTCTTTATGGAGAAGAGAGGCTTTTCCCCAGTGGGATTCCTGTGGGTAAGGATTCCAGTTTAGGACAGATCAGCTTCATTTCAGACCTGAGTAGTATTATCCAGAAAAGAAACTTAGGAGCAAATCATTACAGCTCTGATTCTCAGTTAACTACTAGTCTacgtcctgctgctgcagaagacaTGAAGTCAGTGATAGGAAAGAAGAAGATCAGCTCTGCATCTCACTCTTTGTTACCAAGCTCTAGAGAATTATTTGAGAGCATGCCGCCTCTTCCCCTGAGCAGAAGAAATCAGACTGTTCTAGAAAGACGGGGTTCAGGGGCTTTGTTATTGGATAACTTTTCTCAGACAAGGCCAGGTTTTCTTCCACCACTGAATATGAATCCTCACCCCCCAATTCCAGATATTAGTTTCCTAAATAAGGTTTCTGGGGTGATTTCTTATGGGCAGAAACACTTACTACCAGCAGTAGCTTCTTCCTCTAGGGAGACCAAAAGTAAAAAAACGCTGCTAAGGAGGCAGTCATTGCAAACTGAGCAGATAAGGCAATTACTGAATTTTTAA